CGTGCTCGCGCTGATTCACAAATGGCAGCCCGCCACGGCTTATCTGGTGAGGAAGACCTTGCCGAAGAGCATCGCGTCCTCCTTCTCCGACAGTCCGGGCAGCGTATATCCGGTCATTGATCGACTTAAGAGCCGTGGGTTTGTCACCGTTCGGTCACTGCAGGGAGGAAAGAAGAATGCGGAGTTGCTCTCCTGCACACAGGCAGGTGTTGAGCATCTCAAGGCATGGATTCGCACTTCTCGGCAGGAGGAGGCCCTTCCTGAGGACCCTTGGCGTACCCGGTCGCTTTTCTCGCGGATTCTCGATCCGGAAGATCGCAAGGCTTGGCTTCTCGATCTGCGAGCCGTCGCGGAGGAACAACGTTCCTCTATTATTGAACGTACCGAGTTCGCGGACGAACTGTCCGAGATCGATGCTCTCGAACACGCGCTCCTGACCACCGAAGCTAGGATCGTTTGGGTGGACCGGCTGTTGGCCAGGATGGTGCACGCCGCAGCGAAGACCCTTCCGGACGACGACTAGGGTCGCTTTCGGGTGACGAATAGAAGGATGTAGCTCCTGATGGTCCTTCGGGCTTCGGCTTCGCCCTTTTCCTGGATCCACGCGTCGAATTGCTGTACGATTGCGGAAGTTCGACCTTTCTGCAAGCGAAGCACGTAGCCCATCTCGTCGAGATCGTCTGCGAGAAGCCGAAGCGCATCGGAGATCGATTTGTGCTGTTGGCTCGGATCCTTGTCGAGGAGACGGTCCAGGAACTCATCGAGGACGGGCCGGCAATCGGACACGTTGCTCATGGCTTGAGCTCTTCGCCGATCTGGCTCGCAGTTTCGGCTGAGCGCATCCAGTGTGTGATGGGGCAATTGCACATCGATCCAGCAAGGTCTTCGATCAAGGACGTACGACAGACGACGGACGTTTTCGAAAATTCCCACGGTGAATGCTTTCCGGATGTAGTTTCGCGGTGAAACACCGAAGATAGGGTAGCTTCCGTTGGTCGCCGAAGCTTGAACAAGATTGCGCATTTCGTGGGTCTTACGACTCCTACCGGGAGAGATCCGTGCGGGTGGGTTGAAGCAGGTCCCTCCCGATGCGGTCCGCGTAATCGAAATCCCCGCTGTTGCTGAGGACGACGATGCCGGCGCGTGTGACGGGATCGAATGCGATGTAAGTGCTGTACCCGGCCGTCCCTCCATTGTGGCCCAACATGGTGCGATTGTCGCGCTCGATGGTCATCCAGGCGAGTCCGATGGTGATCCCCGGTTTCGGACCGGGGCGATGGGCGCGATGCGCCTCTCTGAGGGATGCCTCGAGCGGCGAAGTCGCCTCTCCGATGTTGGCATCGAGGTACGACAGCAGGTCATGGACATTGGAATTGAGCCCGCCGCCTCCCGCCAGAACGTCGACGTCGAAATAGGATGCCACAGCGCCGTCCTTGTTGTGGCCTTTCGTCATCCACGGGGATAGCGTGTCGGGACGTCCGTATGCGGTCATCGACATGCCCAGAGGACGCACGACCCGGTCCATCACCAGTTCCTTGAAATTATTGGCACCTGCTGCGCGGGCCAGCGCGTAGCCCAGAAGACCCATGCCGAGATTCGAATATTCCAGCTTCGAGCCCGGCTCACGATCGAGCTCGTAACTGTTCAGGAAGGCGTAGAGGTCTTCTGCCGAATATTCGGCATAGGGGTTCGCCGGATCGGGTGAGACGTAGCCGGTCGGAAGTCGCGGCAGGCCGGAACTATGCGTCGCCAGGTCCAGTAAGGTTATCTCGCGGTCTCCGAAGACGGGAGCGCGGACCCCGGCGGGCAGATACCTGCTGAGCGGGGCATCGAGGTCCACTTCGCCTTTGCGGACCATGTCCGCGAACACAGCTCCGGTGAAGGTCTTCGTGATCGAGCCGATCTCGAAGACCGAGCTCGTCGTTAGCGGCGCTGCACCTTCGCCGGCTTGGCCGTACGTGAGTATTCGCCGACTCCCGTCCGGTTCGAGAAGTCCGATCACGATGCCCTTGGCCTGACCGCTGTCGATGAAGGGACGGACGAGGGCATCCACTGCCTCGGTTGGGGGGAAGTGGTGGGTCTCGCATGCCGGAATTCCAGCGACTTCCTCTCTCTGTGGCTG
The genomic region above belongs to Qipengyuania spongiae and contains:
- a CDS encoding serine hydrolase domain-containing protein translates to MSRAPFDHALFARNPIRRKRSMLIACSIACMATPPLEAFFPASQSVQPALLQPSDDEREGRVSKQPQREEVAGIPACETHHFPPTEAVDALVRPFIDSGQAKGIVIGLLEPDGSRRILTYGQAGEGAAPLTTSSVFEIGSITKTFTGAVFADMVRKGEVDLDAPLSRYLPAGVRAPVFGDREITLLDLATHSSGLPRLPTGYVSPDPANPYAEYSAEDLYAFLNSYELDREPGSKLEYSNLGMGLLGYALARAAGANNFKELVMDRVVRPLGMSMTAYGRPDTLSPWMTKGHNKDGAVASYFDVDVLAGGGGLNSNVHDLLSYLDANIGEATSPLEASLREAHRAHRPGPKPGITIGLAWMTIERDNRTMLGHNGGTAGYSTYIAFDPVTRAGIVVLSNSGDFDYADRIGRDLLQPTRTDLSR
- a CDS encoding PadR family transcriptional regulator gives rise to the protein MVKRVGDKVGNSADTRELSHHESHVLALIHKWQPATAYLVRKTLPKSIASSFSDSPGSVYPVIDRLKSRGFVTVRSLQGGKKNAELLSCTQAGVEHLKAWIRTSRQEEALPEDPWRTRSLFSRILDPEDRKAWLLDLRAVAEEQRSSIIERTEFADELSEIDALEHALLTTEARIVWVDRLLARMVHAAAKTLPDDD